In Coccidioides posadasii str. Silveira chromosome 4, complete sequence, one genomic interval encodes:
- a CDS encoding uncharacterized protein (EggNog:ENOG410Q5AE): MISIAETVVKWHGELFYTTWHPNTSQIDFVKSLLATSNLTFWDFSSCQWILDFIRKFLQSQAGITHQQSVLTRLKGDVKLSRDIIKAFLLNLNSELDGLVRREDLTALCLSQAINHLYHFNFAEAHEEVRKIANFPRTQEYLPWDQVLCVGRIMRGEGRFEQAKTCFMTCLGSPGLRKSQRFIVQSTLADTYCELDYQTGNRSFLSQAKEIVEPETERLKASSGQHFKGFRRLLLSLTEVKIRQGYYRDAGLLARKLIVIYGNLQEPDIVDRLGHVRVRIALARLSLTAEDALERWNEVLYWNRFYNPFEEEVFACGVAHLFLCITWYKLGDIDKSTDSFQNAVRVIEGKQHQFLILGLDTYLFHGVCDQIQSKIGWFVTSEISTVNLRTN, encoded by the coding sequence ATGATTTCCATCGCAGAGACTGTTGTTAAATGGCATGGCGAATTATTTTACACAACCTGGCATCCCAATACCAGTCAAATTGACTTTGTTAAGTCTTTGCTAGCAACATCCAATCTTACATTCTGGGATTTTAGCAGCTGTCAATGGATTCTTGATTTTATCCGGAAATTTTTGCAGTCCCAGGCTGGGATAACCCATCAACAGAGTGTTTTGACGCGGCTTAAAGGTGATGTCAAGCTCTCCAGGGATATCATCAAGGCATTCTTGCTGAACCTGAATTCTGAGTTGGATGGTTTGGTACGGCGCGAGGACCTCACAGCTCTGTGTCTATCACAAGCAATAAACCACTTATATCACTTCAATTTCGCGGAAGCACATGAAGAAGTTAGAAAAATTGCGAATTTTCCAAGAACACAGGAATACCTGCCTTGGGACCAAGTACTTTGCGTCGGCCGGATTATGAGAGGAGAGGGACGGTTTGAGCAAGCAAAGACCTGCTTCATGACCTGCCTCGGAAGTCCAGGACTGCGCAAATCCCAGCGGTTCATTGTTCAGTCAACCCTTGCAGATACTTACTGTGAGTTGGACTATCAAACGGGGAATCGGTCTTTTCTCTCCCAGGCAAAGGAAATCGTGGAACCAGAAACTGAACGGCTGAAAGCGTCGTCTGGTCAGCATTTCAAAGGATTTCGACGCTTACTCCTTTCCCTTACCGAGGTCAAAATCAGGCAAGGCTATTATCGGGATGCTGGCCTGTTAGCCAGGAAGCTAATAGTCATATATGGCAACTTACAAGAGCCAGACATAGTGGATCGGCTTGGTCATGTCAGGGTACGCATTGCCCTCGCACGTCTCTCTCTAACCGCCGAGGATGCATTGGAACGGTGGAACGAGGTCTTGTACTGGAATAGATTCTACAACCCTTTCGAGGAAGAAGTTTTCGCTTGCGGTGTTGCCCACCTTTTCCTTTGTATCACATGGTACAAGCTTGGAGATATCGACAAGAGCACGGATAGCTTCCAGAATGCAGTTCGAGTGATTGAGGGGAAGCAACATCAATTTTTGATCCTGGGGTTGGATACCTATCTTTTTCATGGTGTGTGCGATCAGATACAGTCTAAGATTGGGTGGTTTGTCACTAGTGAAATATCTACAGTGAACTTGAGAACAAATTGA
- a CDS encoding uncharacterized protein (EggNog:ENOG410PP6U): MTERQQLCVSKETPSPSGEPSNSSLSSAASAHSGVKFILEPSIAIIENSSGVSKQNSVRMATQLYESFTADQITDAMLDEAAKLFSENYGIWGKQSRCPGKPVKLSGHRLREQNLPEASASLHVRVTVDGNLAGSAFACRWKHDGKNVCWITQLVVDRDYRERGLAGGLLRSIRSDGDDIYGIMSSHPAACLAAASAFGTSIERVSLNFIAENAEAIMKVSPISYVREAKLCGSLFEPEDPTGLICGVNTGFFVDHEEPLEALKMVKETWVWPFGDLLDGHEYLLVLPAKHRRSRSRSSKPKRDMPS, encoded by the exons ATGACAGAGAGGCAGCAGCTTTGTGTGTCCAAAGAGACACCATCTCCCTCGGGTGAACCTTCAAATTCATCTTTGTCTTCAGCCGCTTCCGCTCATTCTGGTGTgaagttcattctagaacCCAGCATTGCTATTATTGAGAATTCTTCGGGTGTCAGCAAACAAAATTCCGTCAGGATGGCCACGCAACTGTATGAGAGCTTCACTGCTGATCAAATCACGGATGctatgctggatgaagcagcAAAGCTCTTCAGCGAGAATTACGGAATTTGGGGAAAGCAGTCCCGGTGTCCAG GAAAGCCGGTTAAACTCAGTGGGCACCGACTGCGAGAACAAAACTTGCCCGAGGCCTCAGCAAGTCTTCATGTCAGAGTGACCGTTGATGGGAACCTTGCTGGAAGTGCATTCGCCTGCCGCTGGAAACATGATGGCAAAAATGTCTGTTGGATCACTCAGTTGGTGGTAGATAGAGACTATCGTGAGCGTGGACTTGCCGGTGGCCTTTTAAGGTCCATTCGATCGGATGGGGACGACATATATGGTATTATGAGCTCTCACCCTGCAGCTTGCTTGGCGGCTGCTTCAGCTTTTGGAA CAAGTATTGAAAGAGTGTCTCTCAACTTCATTGCGGAAAATGCCGAAGCAATCATGAAAGTATCACCGATATCCTACGTTAGAGAGGCGAAATTGTGCGGCTCTCTCTTCGAACCCGAGGATCCGACAGGACTTATTTGCGGAGTCAATACTGGTTTTTTTGTTGACCATGAGGAGCCATTAGAGGCTTTGAAAATGGTTAAAGAAACCTGGGTGTGGCCATTTGGAGACTTGCTAGATGGTCATGAGTATCTTCTTGTTCTGCCAGCCAAACACCGCCGATCGAGATCACGCTCGTCCAAACCCAAAAGAGATATGCCGAGCTAG